In Peromyscus eremicus chromosome 15, PerEre_H2_v1, whole genome shotgun sequence, a genomic segment contains:
- the Rab7b gene encoding ras-related protein Rab-7b, whose amino-acid sequence MNPRKKVDLKLIIVGALGVGKTSLLHQYVHKTFFEEYQTTLGASILSKIIILDDTTLKLQIWDTGGQERFRSMVSTFYKGSDGCILAFDVTDPESFEALGIWRDDVLAKIIPMEQSYPMVVLGNKIDLEDRKVSQEVAHGWCKEKDMPYFEVSAKNDINVVQAFEVLASRALLRYQGTVENHLVDSIKLSPGQPKSRCC is encoded by the exons ATGAATCCCCGAAAGAAAGTGGACTTGAAACTTATCATCGTTGGCGCTCTTGG tgTGGGGAAGACCTCTCTCCTTCACCAATATGTACACAAAACATTTTTTGAGGAATACCAGACCACACTGGGGGCCAGCATCCTCTCCAAAATTATCATACTGGATGACACAACTTTGAAGCTCCAG ATCTGGGACACAGGTGGTCAAGAGCGGTTCCGCTCCATGGTATCAACGTTCTACAAAGGTTCCGATGGCTGTATCCTGGCGTTTGATGTCACTGATCCAGAGTCCTTTGAAGCCCTGGGTATCTGGAGGGATGACGTCCTGGCAAAGATCATCCCCATGGAGCAGTCATATCCCATGGTAGTGCTTGGGAACAAAATCGATCTGGAAGACAGGAAG GTGTCCCAGGAGGTGGCCCATGGATGGTGTAAAGAGAAGGACATGCCTTACTTTGAAGTTAGTGCCAAGAATGACATCAATGTGGTACAAGCCTTTGAGGTTCTGGCCAGCCGGGCACTCTTGAGG tACCAAGGCACCGTAGAGAATCACCTTGTGGACTCTATCAAGCTCTCACCAGGCCAGCCAAAGAGCAGGTGCTGCTGA